Proteins encoded within one genomic window of Paenarthrobacter sp. JL.01a:
- a CDS encoding zinc-dependent metalloprotease has product MTSNPNNPSNDDENPKDPLAEMLQNLMGGQGMGNIDPAELAKAAGLPNDPQLLQQMFAQVQAMMSSTSEGPVNWQLAHENARRVAAAGSDPSVNATQAREIDEALRLAELWLDPVTDLSATGLIGRAWSRAEWVEATLGTWKRLTEPVANSIANALSNALTQQMPEEMKSMMGGASSMLQNMGGAIFGMQLGQAIGALSAEVVSSTDIGVPLADLEMALLPANVAKFGEGLSLPENDVRLFLAVREAAHARLFVQVPWLRGHLLGAIEAYARGIHIDMSRIEDLARDLDPSNPEGIQAALSQGVFTPERTPVQTAALEKLETALALVEGWVDELTAEATAKVLPSATALRETVRRRRATGGPAEHAFSSLVGLELRPRRLREAATLWATLKEERGIAGRDAIWHHPDLLPTAEDLDDPKGFSERRRLAEASDSEVDDALQKLLNGGYDEAGEAEGPESSTDSSGPDGNDPQPPNK; this is encoded by the coding sequence ATGACTTCCAACCCTAACAACCCGTCCAACGACGACGAGAACCCCAAGGATCCGCTGGCAGAAATGCTGCAGAACCTCATGGGTGGACAGGGCATGGGCAACATCGATCCCGCTGAACTGGCCAAGGCTGCCGGCCTGCCGAACGACCCCCAGCTGTTGCAGCAGATGTTCGCCCAGGTTCAGGCCATGATGAGCTCAACGTCCGAGGGCCCCGTCAACTGGCAGCTTGCCCACGAGAATGCGCGGCGGGTTGCGGCGGCCGGCAGCGACCCTTCAGTCAACGCCACGCAGGCCCGCGAAATCGACGAAGCCCTGAGGCTCGCAGAACTCTGGCTCGACCCCGTCACCGATCTCTCGGCAACCGGGCTGATCGGGCGTGCCTGGTCACGCGCTGAGTGGGTCGAAGCAACGCTGGGGACCTGGAAGCGCCTCACCGAACCGGTGGCCAACAGCATCGCCAACGCGTTGTCCAATGCCCTCACCCAGCAAATGCCCGAGGAAATGAAATCCATGATGGGTGGCGCCTCGTCGATGTTGCAGAACATGGGTGGAGCAATCTTCGGCATGCAGTTGGGTCAGGCCATTGGAGCCCTGTCCGCCGAGGTCGTCAGCTCCACTGACATTGGGGTGCCCCTGGCCGACCTCGAGATGGCGCTTTTGCCGGCCAACGTCGCCAAATTCGGCGAAGGACTCAGCCTTCCGGAGAACGACGTACGGCTGTTCCTGGCTGTCCGTGAAGCCGCGCATGCCCGCTTGTTCGTGCAGGTCCCGTGGTTGCGCGGCCATCTCCTGGGCGCCATCGAGGCTTACGCCCGCGGCATCCATATCGACATGTCCCGTATTGAGGACCTGGCCCGCGACCTCGATCCGAGCAACCCCGAAGGCATCCAGGCCGCATTGTCCCAGGGCGTCTTCACGCCGGAACGCACTCCGGTCCAGACGGCGGCACTGGAGAAACTTGAAACTGCCCTTGCCTTGGTGGAGGGCTGGGTTGACGAACTGACCGCTGAAGCCACCGCCAAGGTGTTGCCCTCGGCAACGGCCCTGCGCGAGACCGTTCGGCGCCGGCGGGCCACCGGAGGACCTGCGGAGCACGCCTTCTCCTCCTTGGTGGGATTGGAACTGCGCCCGCGCAGGCTCAGGGAGGCTGCCACCTTGTGGGCCACCCTCAAGGAAGAGCGCGGCATCGCCGGGCGCGATGCCATATGGCACCACCCGGACCTGCTCCCCACTGCCGAAGACCTGGACGACCCCAAGGGCTTCTCCGAACGTCGGCGTCTGGCCGAAGCAAGCGACAGCGAGGTTGACGACGCCCTTCAGAAACTGCTGAACGGCGGCTACGACGAGGCCGGCGAGGCTGAAGGTCCGGAATCTTCAACGGACAGCTCCGGCCCGGACGGGAACGATCCCCAGCCGCCCAACAAGTAA
- a CDS encoding M48 family metallopeptidase, with translation MAGARAGESGVPQVTHDGAPVVVRRSSRRRRTVAAFWEDGNAVVAIPASFTASQEREWVRRMLAKLKKQAEQGSGRSKRRPATDEVLAEHAAHLSRTYLGGRAVPTSVRWVGNQNSRWGSATPADGSIRLSDKLQPMPQWVIDYVLVHELAHLLVAGHNAQFWSLVAAYPETERAKAFLEGVAYASSRGLSGAPDDGDLDADADHAG, from the coding sequence ATGGCCGGCGCCCGGGCGGGGGAGAGCGGCGTACCCCAGGTTACGCACGACGGCGCTCCGGTGGTTGTGCGCCGATCTTCCCGGCGACGTCGAACTGTCGCCGCTTTTTGGGAAGACGGTAACGCGGTGGTGGCTATTCCCGCGAGCTTCACTGCGTCGCAGGAACGCGAATGGGTCCGCCGCATGCTCGCGAAACTCAAGAAACAGGCAGAGCAGGGATCAGGCAGGAGCAAGCGCCGTCCGGCCACCGATGAGGTGCTTGCTGAACATGCCGCGCATCTTTCCCGCACCTACCTCGGTGGACGGGCAGTTCCCACCTCAGTCCGCTGGGTTGGCAACCAGAACTCACGCTGGGGCTCGGCGACGCCCGCCGACGGCAGCATCAGGCTTTCCGACAAGCTCCAGCCCATGCCCCAATGGGTGATCGATTACGTCCTGGTGCATGAACTCGCGCACCTGCTGGTAGCCGGGCACAACGCCCAATTTTGGTCGCTGGTTGCTGCCTACCCCGAGACCGAGCGGGCCAAGGCGTTCCTTGAGGGCGTGGCCTACGCATCCTCAAGGGGACTCTCCGGCGCGCCGGACGACGGTGACTTGGACGCTGACGCGGATCACGCCGGTTAA
- a CDS encoding ATP-dependent DNA helicase UvrD2: MTEGLFNNEGSLEERILGGLDDEQREVASTLTGPMCVLAGAGTGKTRAITHRIAYGVHSGVYSPQRLLAVTFTARAAAEMRSRLRDLGVPNVQARTFHAAALRQLQFFWPQAIGGTLPNLLDHKANMIAEASRRLRLSTDRASIRDLAAEIEWAKVSMLTPANYLENAQGRGTPGGFDLTAVSRVFQAYEDIKTDRNVIDFEDVLLITVGILQEDPKVAATVREQYRHFVVDEYQDVSPLQQRLLHLWLGGRDELCVVGDASQTIYSFTGASPQHLLGFKAQYPAANVVKLVRDYRSTPQVVKLANHLLGSRRSGGPVADAAWAPPLKLVAQRPSGPEPRFMECPDDEAEAAVVAGRIQELLDAGVQASEIAILFRTNGQSEAYEQALASAGIGYQLRGGERFFARKEVRDAILQLRAATRAVAEGPQEPLGQIVRDIVASLGYTDAAPHNGGALRERWESLAALVALADELSVSRGESFTLAEFVNELQERSVAQHAPTVQGVTLASLHSAKGLEWDAVFLVGLSEGLMPISFADSPEDVDEERRLLYVGITRAREHLSLSWSTARTPGGRANRKPSRFLDGLRPDSVASANARSASGPTRRKAAAPASCRVCGSMLVTGAERKVGRCNQCPPSYEEQTFDALRQWRKEEAKSADVPAYVVFTDATLTAIAEAKPTSLEELAGLAGIGPSKLERYGEAVLAVLAESAVL, encoded by the coding sequence GTGACGGAGGGGTTATTCAACAACGAGGGCTCGCTTGAGGAGCGCATCCTCGGCGGCCTGGATGACGAGCAACGCGAGGTGGCCAGCACCCTGACGGGTCCCATGTGCGTCTTGGCCGGCGCTGGTACTGGAAAGACCCGTGCCATCACCCATCGCATCGCCTATGGGGTCCATTCCGGGGTCTACAGCCCCCAGCGCTTGCTTGCCGTGACGTTCACCGCCCGGGCTGCTGCCGAGATGCGCAGCAGGCTCCGTGATCTGGGGGTACCGAACGTGCAGGCGCGTACGTTCCATGCCGCGGCCCTGCGCCAGTTGCAGTTTTTCTGGCCCCAGGCCATCGGCGGTACGCTTCCGAATCTGTTGGACCACAAGGCCAACATGATCGCTGAGGCGTCACGCAGGCTCCGCCTCAGTACGGACCGTGCCTCCATCAGGGACTTGGCGGCGGAGATCGAGTGGGCCAAGGTGTCCATGCTGACGCCCGCCAATTACCTTGAGAACGCCCAGGGTCGCGGGACGCCCGGGGGATTCGACCTTACCGCTGTTTCAAGGGTGTTCCAGGCCTATGAGGACATCAAGACAGACCGCAACGTCATCGACTTCGAGGACGTCTTGCTCATCACCGTGGGGATTCTCCAGGAAGACCCGAAAGTGGCGGCCACTGTTCGTGAGCAGTACCGGCACTTCGTGGTGGACGAGTACCAGGACGTTTCGCCCCTTCAGCAACGGCTCCTGCATCTGTGGCTCGGTGGCCGCGATGAACTGTGCGTCGTGGGGGATGCGAGCCAGACCATCTACTCTTTCACTGGTGCTTCTCCACAGCACCTGCTGGGTTTCAAAGCCCAATACCCTGCAGCCAACGTCGTCAAACTCGTCCGCGATTACCGGTCCACGCCACAAGTGGTGAAGCTGGCCAACCACCTTCTGGGATCCAGGCGAAGCGGCGGACCCGTTGCCGATGCTGCGTGGGCACCGCCCCTCAAGCTTGTGGCCCAACGTCCCTCCGGTCCCGAGCCGCGGTTCATGGAATGCCCTGATGACGAAGCCGAGGCCGCTGTTGTGGCGGGCCGTATCCAGGAGCTGCTAGACGCCGGCGTCCAGGCGAGCGAGATCGCGATCCTCTTCCGCACCAACGGTCAGTCCGAGGCCTATGAACAGGCGCTGGCCTCAGCCGGCATCGGCTACCAGCTCCGCGGCGGAGAGCGGTTCTTCGCCCGCAAGGAAGTCCGTGACGCCATCCTGCAACTTCGCGCGGCCACCCGGGCCGTGGCGGAGGGACCACAGGAGCCCCTGGGACAAATCGTCCGGGACATCGTCGCCTCCTTGGGCTACACCGATGCTGCCCCGCACAACGGGGGAGCGCTGCGCGAGCGGTGGGAATCGTTGGCAGCACTGGTCGCCCTCGCCGATGAGCTGTCCGTCAGCCGCGGTGAGTCCTTCACGTTGGCGGAGTTCGTCAACGAGCTCCAGGAACGGTCGGTGGCCCAACATGCCCCCACGGTCCAGGGAGTCACACTTGCTTCCCTGCACTCAGCAAAGGGCCTGGAATGGGACGCGGTGTTCCTGGTAGGCCTCAGCGAAGGCCTGATGCCGATCTCCTTTGCGGATTCACCGGAAGACGTGGACGAGGAACGCCGGCTCCTCTACGTAGGCATTACCCGGGCGCGTGAACATCTGAGCCTGTCCTGGTCCACCGCTCGCACGCCTGGCGGGAGAGCCAACCGTAAGCCCTCTCGGTTCCTTGACGGGCTTCGCCCCGACTCCGTGGCGTCGGCAAACGCGCGCAGCGCGTCCGGTCCGACGCGACGCAAAGCTGCAGCACCGGCGTCGTGCAGGGTGTGCGGCAGCATGCTCGTCACCGGCGCCGAGCGGAAGGTGGGCCGCTGCAACCAGTGCCCTCCCTCCTACGAGGAACAGACCTTCGACGCCCTGCGGCAGTGGCGCAAAGAGGAAGCAAAGTCAGCCGACGTCCCGGCCTACGTGGTGTTTACTGACGCGACCCTGACGGCGATCGCCGAAGCCAAGCCCACCTCCCTTGAGGAATTGGCGGGCTTGGCCGGTATTGGCCCGTCCAAGCTTGAGCGCTACGGGGAGGCTGTTTTGGCGGTCCTGGCAGAAAGCGCTGTTCTCTGA
- the nudC gene encoding NAD(+) diphosphatase gives MSHTESPALANHLMDTVLPVRPAMVDRGSVVRMKPGMVEDAIASGTAKAMVISQRKALVTAEGLWFGDATALWAALKQSDAGAAAIYLGTTLASSTLPEGTQVLLFTTAEPPAAGTATIPSDVQWAGFREVAASLDAMDTALYIEASAISNWHATHTHCPQCGSPTDVEAGGWVRRCPRDNSEHYPRTDPAIIVTVVGPDGRLLLGGGGPVDARNYSTLAGFVEPGESLEQAVVREIGEEVGVRVTACQYLGSQSWPFPASLMLGFTATTDDTVARPDGVEVTRARWFSRDELQEAVLSGEITISTRLSIARSLIEHWYGGVIEDLQP, from the coding sequence ATGAGTCATACCGAGTCGCCGGCGCTTGCCAACCACCTGATGGACACAGTTCTTCCCGTCCGCCCTGCCATGGTGGATCGCGGTTCGGTTGTCCGCATGAAGCCGGGCATGGTGGAAGACGCCATCGCCTCCGGCACGGCCAAAGCCATGGTGATTTCCCAGCGCAAGGCGTTGGTCACTGCCGAAGGTCTCTGGTTCGGCGACGCCACCGCCCTTTGGGCGGCCCTGAAGCAGTCCGACGCCGGGGCTGCCGCCATCTACCTGGGGACCACCCTGGCGTCCTCGACGTTGCCGGAAGGCACCCAAGTCCTGCTGTTCACCACCGCCGAACCGCCTGCCGCTGGCACAGCCACGATCCCTTCCGATGTCCAGTGGGCCGGTTTCCGGGAGGTCGCTGCCAGCCTGGACGCCATGGACACCGCGTTGTATATCGAAGCCAGCGCCATCTCCAACTGGCATGCCACCCACACGCACTGTCCGCAGTGCGGGAGTCCCACCGACGTCGAAGCGGGCGGCTGGGTCCGGCGCTGCCCCCGGGACAACTCGGAGCATTACCCGCGGACCGATCCCGCGATCATCGTCACCGTCGTTGGCCCGGATGGCCGTCTGCTCTTGGGTGGCGGGGGACCGGTTGATGCCAGGAACTACTCCACCCTGGCCGGATTCGTTGAGCCCGGTGAGTCACTGGAACAAGCGGTGGTCCGGGAAATCGGGGAAGAAGTGGGTGTGCGCGTCACGGCCTGCCAGTACCTGGGCTCCCAGTCGTGGCCATTTCCTGCCTCGCTCATGTTGGGATTCACCGCCACTACGGACGACACCGTTGCCAGGCCCGACGGCGTGGAAGTGACCCGCGCGCGGTGGTTCAGCCGGGATGAGCTGCAGGAAGCCGTGCTCAGTGGCGAAATCACTATTTCCACCCGGCTTTCGATTGCCCGTTCTTTGATCGAGCATTGGTACGGCGGCGTCATCGAAGACCTCCAGCCGTGA
- a CDS encoding macrolide 2'-phosphotransferase: MRRTPLELAAIATAAVPGLAPTATAYSPDDDADFDSASLLDGEGKRWRVRSPRHPEASTRLETEFMVLRAFAPAIRAELPFHVPTIAGTVRQGALTTFVYAHLQGSVLSIEELSASSPALAKEIGAALAAIHDLPLTLVTNADLPSYSANEFRQRKLNELDQAATTGKIPATLLRRWEHALEDVALWRFNTSVVHGDLHEDNLMVQDDSVTAVTGWTDLRIGDPADDFAWLVASNETSFVESVLAHYTEARRDTPDTHLLRRAALLAEFALAQYLVKAMAAGHQSMTAEAESMLQALANDIEEQARRDEEAEAAMKERAEHQAATAVENRPAVSVVPIPDAGPAVSVAAIPAAEPSAEPSTDADAPAKPKDSAPTDRDEAAVEHDDTSTAAISVVNVTPLRAGERS; encoded by the coding sequence GTGAGAAGAACACCGCTCGAACTGGCCGCTATAGCAACTGCGGCGGTGCCTGGTTTGGCGCCGACGGCTACAGCCTATTCCCCCGACGACGACGCCGACTTCGATTCCGCGTCGCTGCTTGACGGGGAAGGTAAACGCTGGCGCGTCCGTTCGCCGCGCCATCCTGAAGCGAGCACGCGGCTGGAGACCGAGTTCATGGTGCTCCGCGCCTTCGCTCCAGCCATCCGTGCTGAATTGCCCTTCCATGTGCCCACGATCGCCGGCACCGTGCGGCAAGGCGCGCTCACGACCTTCGTGTATGCCCACCTTCAGGGATCCGTGCTGTCCATCGAGGAGCTTTCGGCCAGCAGCCCGGCGTTGGCCAAGGAAATCGGCGCAGCATTGGCAGCGATCCATGACCTGCCCCTGACCCTGGTCACCAATGCCGACCTTCCCAGCTACTCGGCCAACGAGTTCCGGCAGCGCAAGCTCAACGAACTGGACCAGGCCGCGACTACGGGCAAGATTCCTGCCACGCTGTTGCGTCGATGGGAACACGCTCTGGAGGACGTAGCCCTGTGGCGGTTCAATACCTCGGTGGTCCATGGCGATCTCCATGAGGACAACCTGATGGTCCAGGACGATTCCGTGACCGCTGTAACCGGCTGGACGGATCTGCGTATTGGTGATCCGGCCGACGATTTTGCTTGGCTCGTGGCATCCAACGAAACGTCCTTCGTGGAGTCAGTACTCGCCCATTACACCGAGGCCCGACGGGACACCCCGGACACCCATTTGCTTCGGCGCGCAGCACTGCTGGCAGAATTCGCGTTGGCCCAGTACTTGGTCAAGGCCATGGCAGCCGGACACCAGAGCATGACGGCGGAGGCCGAATCCATGCTTCAGGCCCTGGCCAATGACATCGAGGAGCAGGCGCGCCGCGACGAAGAAGCCGAAGCGGCAATGAAGGAGCGTGCAGAGCATCAGGCCGCAACCGCCGTCGAGAACCGGCCTGCGGTGAGCGTGGTACCAATTCCCGACGCCGGTCCCGCCGTTTCGGTGGCAGCGATACCTGCCGCTGAGCCTTCTGCGGAACCTTCGACGGACGCCGATGCTCCGGCGAAGCCGAAGGATTCGGCACCGACGGACCGCGATGAAGCCGCCGTTGAACACGACGATACGTCAACGGCGGCCATCAGTGTGGTCAACGTGACGCCTCTCCGCGCGGGCGAGCGCTCGTAG
- a CDS encoding ATP-dependent helicase, translating to MSTEVLDGFGGLSSSVVAADLPEPRFSPSELAGILGEKNRPTAEQSDIIASPLTPRLVIAGAGSGKTATMADRVVWLVANGWVRPEEVLGVTFTRKAAGELASRIRSKLATLQRVAAEDDGSIGFPEGLLGADDLEPRVSTYHSYASGIVSDYGLRLGIERDVVLLGGAQSWQLASEVVEAYDGDYEHFTAAKSTLVNGVIQLAGECAEHLQDPALVREWVLERVQGFEQLPYAAGAKKNPTQAVGDLAAMLRTRASVADMVVRYQEAKRQRGVLDFGDLVALAARIARDIPLAAATERARYKVVLLDEFQDTSHAQLVLFSRLFGQGHAVTAVGDPNQSIYGFRGASAGQLFHFVQEFPVVHADGGQGLASYSVAPTSYLTTAWRNGRNILQAANTIAAPLNKAAAIDGAPGEKGDPGNVAVPPLVPSPAAVDGSVVIGRFGTDEGEAAAIVRDVRRYQRTVFEEEQDGTPVKPTMAVLCRRRAQMECLRREFELQGIAYEIVGLGGLLDTPEVVDLVATLRVLADPGRSDALMRLLAGARWRIGPADLMAFSDWSRFLARRRTAPDSQGEALDANEEPSAVVVESDITDAASLVEALDYLPKPGWTSGHGRSLSHTALQRLNSLAAELRSLRSFIGDDLTTLLGEVERAMLLDIEVAAKPGISIHQARRNLDAFQDAAAGFLQTSQRIDLLAFLSWLEAAASEEGGLDIAPAETNREAVQLLTVHASKGLEWDVVFVPGLNDGSFPSNRDSRWSTGAAALPWPLRGDRADLPQWDLDQPDQKGWLDAEKEFKSEVQHHGEAEERRLAYVAYTRAKFVLWTSSAAWNGSRSGMAGMSPFLSELAPLVDAGQHLEGHGLGLPGAVVHPESVAEESLPDTSPLTAVLEVAQFPYDPLDGPSDPRTGTRLRLAPGRREAMDRAAAMVRSYMEDPGLQTLSSSQEPSSLNGTAGRWSQEAELLLERQRLRKNIHDVHLPSHISASLFVDLGDNPAAVLSQLRRPVPREPGISARKGTAFHAWVEEYFGTTGMLDLDEAPGSDSHIDEAYGLDDMVAAFKQSEWAQRAPAFVEVPVETRIGDVVVRGRIDAVFRDADGRWQLIDWKTGRRPAGRQLAIRAVQLAVYRLAWSRLKDVPLDDVSAAFYYVAEDAVVRPHDLGTAEDLERIVATALKDG from the coding sequence ATGAGTACCGAAGTTCTTGACGGATTTGGAGGCCTTTCTTCGTCGGTCGTTGCGGCGGATCTGCCGGAACCCCGCTTCAGTCCTTCGGAACTGGCGGGCATCCTGGGCGAGAAAAACCGTCCTACCGCCGAACAGTCCGACATCATTGCTTCTCCTTTGACGCCGCGCCTGGTCATTGCGGGGGCTGGTTCGGGCAAGACTGCCACGATGGCCGACCGGGTGGTGTGGCTTGTGGCCAACGGCTGGGTTCGCCCGGAAGAAGTGCTGGGCGTAACGTTCACGCGCAAGGCCGCAGGAGAGCTGGCCAGCCGCATCCGGAGCAAGCTTGCAACGCTGCAGCGCGTGGCCGCGGAGGACGACGGCAGTATTGGATTCCCGGAGGGACTGCTTGGTGCCGATGACCTGGAGCCCAGGGTGTCCACCTACCATTCCTACGCCAGCGGAATCGTGTCCGACTACGGGCTGCGGTTGGGGATCGAGCGCGACGTCGTATTGCTGGGCGGCGCGCAGTCCTGGCAGTTGGCCAGCGAGGTGGTGGAGGCCTACGACGGCGATTACGAGCACTTCACCGCGGCCAAGTCCACGCTGGTCAACGGCGTCATCCAGCTGGCAGGGGAGTGCGCCGAACATCTCCAGGACCCAGCGTTGGTCCGTGAATGGGTACTTGAACGCGTCCAGGGCTTTGAACAGCTTCCCTATGCGGCGGGCGCCAAGAAGAATCCCACGCAGGCCGTGGGAGATCTGGCCGCCATGCTTCGGACGCGCGCCAGCGTGGCGGACATGGTGGTCCGCTACCAGGAAGCCAAGCGCCAGCGCGGTGTCCTGGACTTCGGGGACCTTGTTGCCTTGGCTGCCCGGATTGCGCGGGACATTCCCTTGGCTGCTGCCACCGAACGCGCCCGCTACAAGGTTGTGCTTCTGGACGAGTTCCAGGACACCTCCCATGCCCAGCTGGTTCTGTTTTCCAGGCTTTTCGGCCAAGGCCACGCTGTCACCGCCGTCGGCGACCCGAACCAATCCATTTACGGATTCCGCGGTGCCTCCGCCGGGCAACTCTTCCATTTCGTGCAGGAGTTCCCGGTTGTCCACGCAGACGGCGGACAGGGTCTGGCCTCTTATTCGGTGGCCCCTACCTCGTACCTGACCACAGCGTGGCGGAACGGGCGAAACATCCTCCAGGCTGCCAACACCATCGCGGCACCCTTGAACAAAGCAGCTGCGATCGACGGGGCGCCGGGGGAGAAGGGGGACCCGGGGAACGTCGCCGTCCCGCCGTTGGTACCCAGCCCGGCCGCTGTGGACGGCAGTGTGGTGATTGGCCGTTTCGGAACGGACGAGGGCGAAGCCGCAGCGATCGTCCGGGATGTCCGGCGATACCAGCGGACAGTGTTCGAGGAAGAACAAGACGGCACTCCCGTGAAGCCAACCATGGCCGTTCTATGCCGCCGAAGGGCTCAGATGGAGTGTCTCCGGCGGGAATTCGAACTGCAGGGAATCGCTTACGAGATCGTCGGGCTCGGTGGTTTGCTGGACACACCCGAGGTGGTGGACCTCGTGGCTACCCTGCGGGTGCTGGCCGATCCGGGACGCTCCGATGCCCTGATGAGGTTGCTCGCCGGCGCGCGCTGGCGGATCGGGCCGGCGGACCTGATGGCCTTCAGCGACTGGTCGAGGTTCCTGGCGCGCCGACGGACGGCTCCGGACTCTCAGGGCGAAGCGCTCGACGCCAACGAAGAGCCGTCAGCCGTCGTGGTCGAAAGCGACATCACCGATGCCGCGAGTTTGGTTGAGGCCCTGGACTACCTGCCGAAGCCGGGCTGGACGTCCGGGCACGGCCGGAGCCTCAGCCACACCGCACTGCAGCGGCTGAACAGTTTGGCCGCAGAGCTGCGTTCTCTCCGGAGCTTTATCGGAGACGACCTCACTACGCTGCTGGGTGAGGTGGAGCGGGCCATGCTGCTTGACATTGAAGTCGCTGCCAAGCCGGGGATCAGCATCCATCAGGCGCGTCGCAACCTGGATGCCTTCCAGGACGCTGCTGCAGGATTCCTTCAAACTTCCCAGCGGATTGATCTTCTTGCGTTCCTGTCCTGGCTTGAGGCGGCAGCATCGGAGGAAGGCGGCCTGGACATCGCCCCGGCGGAAACCAACCGCGAGGCCGTGCAATTGCTGACCGTGCACGCGTCCAAAGGCCTCGAATGGGACGTTGTCTTCGTGCCCGGACTCAATGATGGCTCCTTCCCCAGCAACAGGGATTCCCGATGGAGCACCGGGGCCGCCGCACTGCCGTGGCCCCTGCGGGGAGACCGCGCCGATCTCCCACAATGGGATCTGGACCAGCCTGACCAGAAGGGCTGGCTGGACGCGGAGAAGGAATTCAAATCAGAGGTCCAGCACCACGGTGAAGCGGAGGAACGCCGGCTCGCCTACGTTGCCTACACCCGGGCCAAGTTCGTTCTGTGGACCTCGAGCGCGGCTTGGAATGGCTCCCGCTCGGGTATGGCCGGGATGTCTCCGTTCCTGTCGGAGTTGGCGCCTCTTGTGGACGCTGGCCAGCACCTCGAAGGACACGGTCTTGGCCTGCCCGGCGCCGTGGTGCACCCGGAATCCGTGGCTGAGGAATCCCTACCCGATACCAGCCCTCTCACGGCAGTCCTGGAGGTGGCCCAATTTCCCTACGACCCCCTTGACGGGCCTTCGGACCCCCGGACCGGAACGCGTCTGAGGCTGGCACCTGGTCGTCGCGAGGCGATGGACAGGGCTGCAGCAATGGTCCGTAGCTACATGGAAGATCCCGGGCTTCAAACGCTGTCTTCCTCCCAAGAGCCCTCCTCCCTGAACGGTACAGCCGGGCGATGGTCACAAGAGGCCGAACTGCTGCTGGAACGGCAACGGCTGCGGAAAAACATCCACGACGTCCACTTGCCAAGCCATATCTCCGCATCGCTTTTCGTTGATCTCGGAGACAACCCGGCCGCTGTCCTGTCCCAACTCCGCAGGCCCGTTCCGAGGGAACCTGGGATCTCCGCGCGGAAGGGTACGGCGTTCCACGCTTGGGTGGAGGAGTACTTCGGTACCACCGGGATGCTGGACCTTGACGAAGCACCTGGCTCGGACTCCCACATTGACGAGGCCTACGGCCTGGACGACATGGTGGCCGCGTTCAAGCAATCCGAGTGGGCCCAGCGCGCCCCGGCTTTCGTCGAAGTGCCGGTGGAGACCCGTATTGGCGATGTCGTGGTCCGCGGCCGGATAGATGCGGTGTTCCGCGACGCCGATGGCCGATGGCAGCTTATTGACTGGAAGACAGGGCGCCGTCCCGCCGGCAGGCAATTGGCAATCCGGGCAGTGCAGCTCGCCGTTTACCGGTTGGCGTGGTCACGGCTGAAGGACGTGCCCCTCGATGACGTCAGTGCAGCGTTCTACTACGTAGCGGAGGATGCTGTGGTTCGCCCGCACGATCTAGGCACCGCCGAGGACCTGGAGAGGATCGTTGCCACCGCCCTGAAGGACGGCTGA